TGATTATTTTAGATGTAAAAAAACCTACGCATTACTGCATAGGCTCTGTACGATATTTTGCTTCAACTCGGTAAATACGATGACCTTTACTAGAGAATTTCTCTTCGTATTCAGTCATGATGTTACCTTCAAAGTCGCTGTTATGAAGATCTAAGCTTAAGTACGTTAGTAACATACCGTACTCAGCCATACTCATAAGAGAATATTCAAATAAACCTTGGTTATCTGTTTTGAAATGAATTTCTCCGCCTTCTACTAACACTTCTTCGTAATTACGTAAAAATGTTTTATACGTTAAACGACGCTTCGTATGACGTTTCTTTGGCCATGGATCTGAGAAGTTTAAATAAACGCGATCAATTTCACCTTTCGCAAAGAAAACTGTTAAATCTTCAGCATCTTTATTAATTAACTTTAAGTTTGGTAATTCTTCTTCAATTAATTTATCAAGTGCATCTACAACAACACTTGTGAATTTTTCAATTCCAATATAATTAATATGTGGATTCGCTTTCGCCATATCATACATGAAGCGGCCACGACCTGTACCTACTTCAATGTGAATTGGTTGTTCGTTTCCAAATACTTCTTTCCAGCTACCAGCGCGCTCCTCTGGGTTTCCGATTACGATATGTGAATATTCATTAATTCGATCCATTGCATACGGTTTATGTCTTAAACGCATAGATGTTTCCCTCTCTTTACATAGCTATTTTAAAGGAATAATTCCTTCTTTCTTTTTTAATCAATCTACCAAACAAAAAACCAAGTACGTACGAGCACTCGGTCCGTTTCTTTCAAGTATAAGATGTACCATTTTGATAAAAACTACATACAGCATTAAACATTCCATGACGAAACAGCTTTTTCTCTTACATTTGAAGAGAAAAACAATCGAAAGGATGATCCGTTCATGCCAATTAATCAACAACATCAATTAGAAGTGCTGAAAGATATTTTAGTCAACCACCAAAGTGATTGCTGCGGGACAGTTTCAGAATGCGAGCAATTAGAGCGCCTCATTCAATCGTTACTCGCAAACGATAATATAAGTAGTGACGCTAAAACAATGCTAAACGATGTATATTCTTATAGTCAATCGGGTAAATCTTCCTCTAATTTGGACAACCATATTTCCAATAATCAAGAACAACTTACTCAGTGGATTGCTGGAATGGACAATTTTTCTTAAGTATCATTCTGAAGCAAGTAGTTGCTGTAAATATTGATGCCAATATTCAGCTTCTGCTTGCTGTTTTTTTGTTGTATGCCATTGAATAGACAAAATCGTTTGTGCTATCACATACCATCTCATACGCCTAAGCAGCGATTCATCCATTTCAATATCATAGTAACCGAGCCACTCACTCCATTCCTGGCGCGGAATGTACCAATATAATAACATACCGAGGTCTAGAGCTGGGTCAGCAATTACAGCTCCATCCCAATCAATTAAAAACAATTCATCTTCATCCGACAATAGCCAGTTGTTATGGTTTACATCACAATGGCATACAACGAATTCATTGTATTCAATAGCTTTTAATGAATCCATTAAATATTGAAGGCCTTGCTGAATTGTTTCATCATCCCTTATATCTCCTCTTAAAACGAGTTGCAGTTGTTGTAATAACTCTTGTGCGTGAAGCGGCTGCTTCCCAAGTCTTTGAATCATCTGTACAAGCGCTTTAGAGGAGTGTATTTTCTTCAAAAGTTTCGCAACACGTTCTAGTTTCATATCCTCTGGCTCTAGCTTCTGTCCCGGAAGCCATTTTTGAGCAGAAATTACATCACCATTCGTTACCCTTCTTGTCCAAAGTAATTTTGGAACAATTCCTTCTGCTGACAATACCGCTAAAAAGGGCGATGTATTCCGCTTTAAAAATAACTTCTGTTGTCCGTTTTGCGCAATATATGCATCGCCCGTTACTCCACCAGCCGGTACAAGACTCCACTCTTTTCCTAATAATTGTTCCAACCATTCCATATTCATTACCCGTTAACAAATCCTTATCTTTTATAGTTATGAAAAGAAAAACCGCAACATTTCTACACATGTTGTGGATTCATATATTTTACTGTAAATGAAAAGAAAAATTAGCCTAAGCCAAAAATCCTCTATTTTATTTTACAAAACCTGTCATAGAATGACAACTTATCAAAATCGTCACCTTTGTCAATTCTACATTTATTACATTCTCATCGTCAAGTAGCGATTTGTCACATTATCGTCAATATATACGTGCTAATTGGAGCGAGCTTAAGTTCCTTTCCTCTAAATGAAGAAATTGGCTCTATTTTCGCTTCGTTTTCGTTTACTAACACATGCCACGTTACTTCTTTCGGAAGTTGCACAGTTTTAGCTTCTAAACCGCTATTAAATAAGACGATAATCTCTTTCCACGGCCCAAACGTTTCTACATGCTCTAGGTGATATGCAAGTACTTCTATAGATGTTTGTAAAAAAGTCATATGTTTTTTTATAAGGTCTGCGCTTTGTAATCGGAATGCCCCATGCTCTTTACGAATCGCAATTAAACCTTTTATATAGTTAACGGTCTCTATCTCTTTCTCTTTTTGATCCCAATCTAATTGATTGATCTTATCATTTGCATTATAACTATTTTCATTTCCTTTCTTCGTACGATAAAACTCTTGCCCTGCGTGTAAGAAAGGAATGCCTTGTGAAAGAATAACCATTGCGCTCGCTAACAGGTGACGTTTTTTCAAAATCGTTTCTGATTCTTCATTACTGCGCACTAGTTTATCCCACATCGTCATATTATCATGACATTCTACATAGTTAATGCTTTGCGCTGGCTCTAGAAACAGCCCTGTTTCTTTCATACTTAAAAGACTTCCTGCTGCAATATACTGCAAATGATTACAGTCTACATGCCCACCAAATGCAAAACCACGCTTATTTATATGAAATGTACTCCCTTTTATCCCATCACGAAATTGATCATTAAACTGCGCGATATGTGGCATTTTCTTCGCATTATTTAACGTTGCTTTTTCCTCACGAGGAAGCGGTGTTTGTAAATCCCATCCTTCTCCTAATAACAAAGCATCTCTTTTTATGTTTCGCACTTCTTTTTCTATCATATTCATTGTATCAACATCTAAAATTCCCATTAAGTCGAATCGGAATCCATCGACATTGTATTCAGTAAGCCAATATAAAATAGACTCTACAATGAATTTCCTCATCATTTTCCGTTCAGACGCTATATCATTTCCGACTCCCGTCCCATTAGAAGGCATACCATCTTCACCATGACGAAAATAATATCCTGGAACAAGCTTTTCAAATGATGATAGCTCTCTTTCATAAACATGATTATATACAACATCTATAATCACCCTAATACCTTGTTTATGAAATGTTTCAATTAGTTGTTTGCACTCAACTATCCTGTTATACGGATCAGAGGGGTTTGTAGCATAATATCCTGTTGGTGCATTGTAATATAATGGATTATATCCCCAATTATAGGCGGACGAAGGATTCGCCTCATCTACACCACCGAAACAATATAAAGGTAATAGTTCAACATGTGTAACACCTAAATCTTTTATATGAGACAACCCTGTTAATGTCCCATTCCGTCCTGTTGTTCCCTCTTCCATCAATCCTTTATATGTTCCCTTTTGAATTACTCCACTATTTGGATGTATAGTCGCATCACGAATATGCAGTTCATACAATATGGCATCTGTCATTGATTGTAATGTTGGTAATCCCTCTCGTCTTGTTACATTCGTTTTTTCTAAATTGATAACAACACCATGTTTTCCATTTACCGTCACCGACTTTGCATAAGGATCCACAGCTTCGTTCCATATTAAATTAATACAAACAAGAAATGTATAGCGTGCTCCGTTTAAATCACCTTGTAATGTTTGGAATCCAAACTCCCGTTTTCTCCCCTGTACATTTCATGATCGGTATATTCTTTATCGCTCTTATAAATTCTTACTTTCGCAAGCCTTGCAGTTGGGGCCCATACTTTAAATGTCGTTTCTTCTTTTTGATAAACAGCACCTAAATCTGTACCTTCGTAATAATACTTTTCATCGAAACTTTTTGTTCGAATAACAGCACCTATTTGTAAATCAGTTTCTTCATTCCGTTCATCTCGTACTGTATAATACTTCCCCACATCTAGCGGCTCTTCTATAAAGCACTCATACTTCGTTGCATCTGGAAGCGCAATAGTATGAGCAATCGGTAAATCTTTCACATTACTTCCTTCTTGCAAACGAAATGTCCGACTTGTTCCATACGCATGTGGGAGCAAAATTGTAATTTTATTCATTTCATCTAAATAGGCATCAAATGGACGTTTTACTTTCAACATAAAAAAATCACCATCATTCTCAAAGTTAAAATAAAGTGAAACTTTAATGAGCGAGAAAATTTCTCCATCCTCACTTATTATTAGCCTTCACCAATTAGGCGAGATAAAATGAGCTGCAAATGATAAGGCTTTTCTTATCAACAAGACTCTATACAGTAACTCCATTCTTCTCTATAGTATATTCACCTGCATAAAAAACGTTTTCAACATTCTATTTTTGTAATTTTATTTCAGCAATCGATTTATACTTCGGGGTTTCTTTCACGTGGGATTCGTATAAAGTAATTGTATCTGCTTGAAATGATATTTCAGGCACTTCTTTTATACTTTCTAAACGAAACTTTTCTTCTCCTATCCATTTACGAGCAACGGTAATATGCGGGTGATATGGGCGTGTTTCTAGAGAAAATCCATTTTCTTCACAAATGGCATGTATTTGCTTTTGCAACTGAAACAAATCGTGATTCTCACTTACCTTCGCCCAAAAAATACGAGGCTGATCTTCCCTACCAAACGTTGAAAAACCTTGTAATGTGAACGATAGTTCTTTTGTTTCTGCAATTGTTTTTAATCCATTCTTTATTCCCTCTAATTGTTCCCCCGTTGCACTCCCTAAAAATGAAAGGGTAATATGATAGTCTTCTTTATGTACCCATGAACGAAATTGTAATTCCTCTTGCATATCCTCTTTATAGTTAGACAGCATTTCTTTTATATGATTCGGTAACGTAATTGCGACAAAATAATGCAGTTCCATGTACATCTTCTCCTTCTTTTCTATTGTTGCTTTTCTTTCTTATCTCATTCAGGTAAAAAGAAGCCGCTCTCCAAAATAGAGAGCGGACATTATTTATATATCCATTACTTCGCTAATTCATGAATTGCTTGCGCGTAAATTGCTGTTGCTTTCAATAAGTCTTCAATTTCGATATACTCATCTTTTTGATGCGCAAGTTCTTCTTTTCCAGGGAATAGCGGGCCAAATGCCACACCAGCTTTTAATGAACGAGCATAAGTACCGCCGCCGATTGCTAATAGTTCTGCTTTTTCACCTGTTTGTTCTTCATACACACGTTGTAACGTACGGATTAATACGTGATCTTTATCGACGTGATGTGGGCGAGAATTAGAATAGTCAGCCACTTCAAAACCATGCGTACCAACATATTCTTTCAACTTCACAATTGTTTCTTCAAAGTTAGTTGTAACTGGGTAACGTACGTTTAGCCCTAAGTTACCACCGTTTTCTTTCGTATAAGAAATGCGACCGACATTCACTGTTAACGGACCGCTAATTTCATCTTTGTAAGCAATAGTAGCTTTTTCACCAAAAATATCACCAGTAAATGTTTCTGTTGCAAATGTCGCAAATGCAGTTGCTTTTCCATCAAGTGAAACTGTAGTTAAGAAGTTTGCTAATAATAAACCTGCATTTTCTCCTTTTTCAGGAGTAGATCCGTGCGCTGAAATTCCTTCTATTTGCAACGTCACTGTATTTCCTTCTATAGTCGATTTCCCTATTTTTTTAGCAGTTTGTAAATACTCTTCATATGCTACTGTAAGTGCATTTACATCTTCTCCTGTAATAACCGCTTCTGCAAAATCAGGAACCATATTTAAACGGCGCCCTGAATCAAATGAAACAAGTTCATATGTACCTTTTTTCTCTTCACTACCATTTTGCACAACTTGTATATCAGAAATTCCTTTTTCTGCATTAATAATTGGAAAATCCGCGTCTGGCGCAAAACCGATTGTTGGCATTTCTTCGTTTTTAAAGTAGTGATCTACACATTTCCAATTGCTTTCCTCATCTGTTCCTATAATCATACGAACACGTTTGGAAAGAGGTAAGCCTAATTCTTTCACAATTTTCATCGCATAATATGCTGCCATCGTTGGGCCTTTATCGTCAATTGCACCACGTGCAAAAATCTTTCCGTCGCGAATATCTGCACTATATGCAGGAGTCGTCCAGCCATCTCCTTCTGGTACAACGTCAACGTGACAGAGAATACCTACTAATTCTTCTCCTTGCCCCATTTCAAGATGACCTGCATATCCTTCTAAATTTTTAGAAGTAAAACCTTCAGTTTCTCCTTTATGTAACATGAAAGATAAAGCTTTTTCTACACCTTCACCGAATGGTGCGCCCTCTTTCGCAGATTCTTCTTCCCATACACTTTTAATTTGTAAAAATTGTTGTGTATCACGAATTAAATCATCTTTTCGTTTCGCAACTTCTTCTGTCCAATTAATTGCTGACATCACGCATCCATCCTTCACTATATTGTTTCTTTCATCATAACAAACCGAAATCTCTTATGCTATACACGAAAACTAAATACCGAACAATTGTAATATTTCAGATATTTCTTATTAGTTTTTCTTTTGTTTTTTCAAAAAAATTTGCAGGAATTTGGCGTTTTACGTAGAATTTTATGTGTTAGTTGACTGACCATATATACAATGTCAACTACCAATATTTTTCTATATGAATATTTGTTAAATTTCTGTAAAATTTAAGTAGATTAAAGCATGAATTTTATCATGTAGAGTACAATGGTAGTAACGACCTTCTTTCCTGAATGGGGTCAAAAAAACTAGTAGAGGAGTGGTTTTCTCTTGAAACCTACAACTACTCGTATGCTAACACGCATTAAATCAATTTATATGTACATCAATGAAAACGGAACGGTAACGACGAAAGACCTTGTAGATGAGTTCGGGATCACACCGCGAACGATACAACGTGATCTAAATGTGTTGCAGTTTAATGAACTCGTGTATAGCCCTTGCCGCGGTAAGTGGACAACAACAGGAAAGAAAGTGAGAATGACCTCATAACGAAAAATAATTGTATGGTAAATAAATACATACCCCTTTCTAATAATTAGAAAGGGGTCTTTTCTGCGCCTATAAAGGTACTACTTTTCAGTATCTACTTGATATGTTTTTAACATTTCTACTTCTTCATCTGTTAGCTCTCGGTATTGTCCAAGTTCTAGTTCTTCATCTAATACTAACGGACCCATCTCTGTTCTCTTTAGGTAGACTACTTTTTTTCCTACCGCTTCAAACATACGCTTCACTTGATGGAATTTCCCTTCCGTAATCACAAGCTCAATTTCAGAAATATCATCGCTTTTCAATATTGTAAGTGCACCTGGCTTTGTTTCATAGCCATCGTCTAAAATAACACCTTTAGCAAATTCTTTTACATCCTCTTCTGTTACTACTCCTGCAACGTGTGCATAATATTTTTTCGGCACATGCTTTTTCGGAGATAATAATTGATGTGATAACTTCCCATCATTTGTTATCAATAAGAAGCCTTCCGTATCGATATCAAGTCGTCCAACTGGGAACGGATCAAAGATTGCATCTTCTAATTCTAATAAATCTATTACTGTTTCATGATTATCATCTTCCGTCGCTGAAATAACACCTTGTGGTTTATGCATCATTAAGTAAACAAATTCTTTGTATTCCACAACTTCACCGTGAATCATAACTTCTTGCTCTTCTACATTTACATGAACTTTCGCATCTTTTACTGGCGTTCCATCAATTTTCACAACGCCATCTTTCAATAATTTCTTTACTTCTTTTCTACTTCCATATCCCATATTTGCTAATAATTTATCTAATCTCACGTTTTTCACCTTCTTTATTTATCATAGAAAAGGGGACGTAATTACGCCCCTCTTGATTTCAACTTTATTTTAAATCTACTACCAAGTTTACGTTGAATTTTATCTAATGCTTCTCCACCAAATACTCTTTCAAGTACTCCTGTGCGAATTGCTAACAATCCGTAAACAAGACCGCCAATACCTGCACAAATCGCAACTGTTATAAGAGCACCAATACGGCCATCAGGCGAAATCATGAAGGATAGAATCCATTGTGATAGTTTTACAGCAACGACCATTATAAGTGTCAGTACTGCAATTTGGAATGTTCTTTTATATACAACACCGAATGAATAGTGTGCGTATTTTTTAATTTGTTGATTTGTGTACCAAACAGAAGCTAAGAAACCAACTGCTGTCGCTAGAATTGCTCCTACTGTACCGAAATAACGAATAAAGATTACGTTACATACAAATTTCAAAATAACGCCCATTATAAGCGCAATAATCGCATGCTTCTGCTGGTTAATACCTTGCAGGATTGCTGCTGTTACTGTAAATAAAGCGAATAACAACGCAACTGGTGCATACCACATTAATACTTGTCCACCTAGTGGATCTGAATCGTAAAACGCAGTATAAATTGGATATGCAAGTGAAGAAATACCGACAACTGCTGGCAATGTTAAAAACATATTTGCCTGGAATGTTTGTGTAATTTGTAATTTCAAATAGCGGTATTGTTTTTCAGTAAATGATTTTGTGATTGCTGGTACAAGCGTTAAACTAAACGCTGTTGCAAGTGATACAGGAATCATAATTAACTTATGCGTCCACATTGTGAAAATACCGAGAGCTCGCTCTGCGATATCACCTTGACCAATCGCCTGCATAATTGAGTTAAATGTCAATGTATCAATTTGTTGATATAAAGGAATTGTTAACCCAATTACAACGTAAGGAATCGCATATGCAAATAACTCTTTAAACAATTGAACGGTGCTTACTGTTGATTCTGGTACAGTTTGTTCAATTAAATATTGATCCAAATATTTTTTACGTTTTAGCCAGTACCAAATTAACACACCGAGTGCTCCAACCGCTGAAACGAACGCAGCAAATGTCGCTACTCCAACTGCTGTTGCAACAGTACCGCCAAGTACTTTAATAACGATAAAACTACCTGCTAATAAAAAGACGATACGAATAATTTGTTCAATAATTTGTGAAACGGTAGTTGGTCCCATAGACTGGTGACCTTGGAAATAACCACGAATTAAACTCGCTGCTGGTACAACAATAAGCGCGAAGCTTACAAGACGAATGATCGTCGTAACTTCTCCTACATTATTGTGTATACTTTGTTTACCAAGCATCGCTTCTGCAAACAATGGCGCCGTCATGTACAGTACTAGGAACGAAAGAACTCCTGTTACTATCATCATAACCATTCCCGAGCGGAACATTCTCCGGCTCGTTTTATAATCGCCAAGCGCATTATATTTGGAAACAAATTTTGAAACAGCAAGTGGCACACCTGCCGTTGCGATACTTAAAAAGATCGTATATGGAATGTATCCATATGTATAGAGCGTTCCGCCTTCTGTTCCTACTAATGCATGAAACGGAAAGACGTAAATCATGCCTAAGAACTTTACTAAAAATGTCCCTAGCGTAACAATAAGCGTTCCGCGCAGAAATTTCGAATCGGACATACAAAAATCCTCCTACATCTACATAAAGTGAAACTATAATTAGTTGGAGACTTCTCTCCTACTCCTTATTAGTTGAACCATTCGAGCATTTACAGGCTAACAGACTCCCTATTTACTTCTCCTAAATCTTGAGGTTTTAGTCTTATCGCCTACAAATGGCAGGATAGTGCTGAACTCTAACTTTTGTATTGTACCACAATTCTCTCATTAAGCAGTACTTCACTCTATTTTTCTTTTAAGGGAAAACATGCTATTCTTTTAGGCAGGAAATGTAGAAAATGAGGTCGATATATTATGCATTATGATGTTATTGTCATCGGCGGCGGTCCTTCTGGGCTAATGGCTGCAATTGGTGCTGCAGAAGAAGGCGCAAATGTCTTACTTCTTGATAAAGGAAATAAACTTGGGCGTAAACTTGCAATTTCTGGTGGCGGACGCTGTAACGTAACGAACCGTCTACCACTTGATGAAATTGTTAAACATATACCAGGAAACGGTCGCTTCTTATACAGCGCTTTTTCTATTTTTAATAATGAAGATATTATTACATTCTTCGAAAATCTCGGTGTTAAATTGAAAGAAGAAGACCCCGGTCGCATGTTCCCTGTGTCAAACAAAGCACAATCTGTTGTAGACGCACTTTTAACACGATTAAAAGACTTAGGTGTAAAAATTCGTACAAATACGCCTGTTGAAACGATTGAATATGAAAATGGTCAAACAAAAGCAGTTATACTGCAAACAGGCGAAGTGTTAGAAACAAATCACGTCGTTATCGCTGTTGGCGGAAAATCAGTTCCTCAAACTGGATCTACTGGAGACGGATATGCTTGGGCTGAAAAAGCGGGTCATACAATCACAGAATTATTCCCAACAGAAGTACCTATCCTTTCAAACGAGCCGTTTATACGTGACCGCTCATTACAAGGTCTTGCTTTACGTGATATAAACTTAAGTGTATTAAATCCGAAAGGAAAAGCTATCATTTCTCACAAAATGGACATGCTCTTCACTCATTTCGGCCTATCTGGACCTGCTGCTCTTCGCTGTAGCCAATTCGTCGTGAAAGCACTGAAAAAGTTTAAAACGAATACAATACAAATGAGTATTGATGCATTGCCAGAGGAAAATAGTGAACAACTATTTCAGCGCATGCTGAAACAAATGAAAGAAGATCCGAAAAAAGGAATTAAAAACGTTTTAAAAGGTTATGTTCCTGAACGTTACTTCCTATTCTTATTAGAAAAAAATGAAATTGACGGCAGCGAACAAGCTGGACAAGTTTCTCACGAAAAGATTCGTGCACTTGTGAAAGACTTTAAAGAGTTTACTGTGAATGTAAATGGTACGCAGTCAATTGAAAAAGCATTCGTTACTGGCGGAGGTGTATCCGTGAAAGAAATTAATCCGAAAGAAATGTCTTCTAAATTTACGAACGGCTTATATTTCTGCGGAGAAGTTCTTGATATTCATGGTTATACTGGTGGCTATAATATTACATCAGCCCTTGTTACTGGTAGAATTGCTGGAACGACTGCTGGAGAAAACGCGAAAATGCAATATTAAAAAAAGAAACAGGGATTCCTGTTTCTTTTTTAATATTGCCATGAAATCATTATCGGCGATTTCTCAAATATATCGACTTACCGACAAGAAGCGACAAACATCTGCTCCATGTAACTTTCCATTGCTTTTTTGTTGCTTTATATACCTTAGTACCTTTATATTTTATATTGTTGAATATTTAAAAAGGGTAAGGGGAAAACAAATGAGAAAAAAAGTCATGATGTCTTTAATGTTAATGACGTTTCTTTCTGCGGTAGAAGGAACGATTGTTAGTACAGCAATCCCTCGTATAACGAGTGATTTGTCAGGCGTCGAACTTGTTAGTTGGGTATATGCAATTTATATGCTTGCAACAGCTGTTTCGACTCCAATATACGGAAAGCTCGCTGATTTATTTGGCCGTAAAAAAGTTTTACTGATCGGAGCTACAATCTTTTTAGTCGGTTCTGCACTTTGCGGAGTCGTTACATCGATGGAACAATTAATCTTCTTCCGCGCGCTTCAAGGTATCGGTGCTGGTGCTGTTATGCCAATCACAATGACGATTATTGGAGACTTATATAGCGAAGCGAAAGACCGCGCGAAAGCACAAGGTTGGATGAGTGCCGTTTGGGGTGTATCCGGTGTTATCGGACCGTTAGTAGGTGGATTTTTAGTTGATTCCCTTTCTTGGCGTTATATTTTCTTCCTAAACGTTCCATTCGGAATTATCGCTTGCTTAATGATTGCAATTTACTACAAAGAATCTATTAAACCTGCTAAGCATCATATCGATTATCTTGGTGCAACAGTCTTCTCATTAAGTACAATCGCTCTACTATATGCATTATTAACAGGTAGCAGTAAGCAAAACTGGGGAGACATGACAATTATCGGCCTATTAATCTTTGCCGCTATTTCATTTATTATTTTCTTATTCATCGAGAAGAAATCTCCGGAACCATTAATTCCGCTAGCACTTTTCTCTAACCGTACATTATCTACGATAAATATATTAACTCTTATTGCTGGCGCAATGATTATTAGTATTACAATGTACCTTCCAATTTGGAGCCAAGGTGTATTAGGGAAAAACGCTACAGAAGCTGGACTTATTTTAATGCCAATTCCTGTTATGTGGACATTTGGCGCTATTTTCTCTGGTAACTTAGTAGGCAAATTAAAAACGAAACAAATCATTTTACTTGGAGCTAGCATTTTATCAGTCGCTACGTTCTTATTATTTACACTATCAACAAATTCACCATCGTTCCTTATTTATGTAGCAGTCGGATTATTCGGCTTAGGAATGGGGCTTGTGACACCGATTTACATGGTAACAATTCAAGCAGCCGTACCAGCTCATACACGCGGAACAGCTGTTGGTTTAAACACATTTATTAATACATTTAGTCAAACGTTAGGTGCTGCAATATTCGGTACAATCTTCAATACGATGATTCACGCACGTGGTATTAAAAATCTTGATCTTGTATCTGGTGGACATGGCGGTACTACAGCAAACGTAGTAACCGAATCGCAATCTGCATTAGCATCAAGCGTACACGTCATTTATATGAGCACTTTCGTATTAGCAGTATTTACATTAATTATCGCTTGGCTCTTATTAAAGCCAGCTACACAAACAAGTGAGCAACAATAAAAAGGATGACCATTTTGGTCATCCTTTTTATTCTTCATTCTCCACAATATGTTTCAGCATGGATAATTTATTATCCCAAAAACGTTCATAATACGAGAGCCATTGTTGTAATTCTTCTAATGGTTCTGGATGCAAACGATATATCTTCTCTCTTCCGCTTTTTCTTCCACTTACTAAATTCGCTTCCGAAAGAATATGAAGGTGCTTTACAACCGCAGTACGACTCATCGGAAAATGATCCGTTATTTTGGAAATCGGTAACTCTTTGTCACTTAATAACCGTATTACTTCTCGGCGGGTTGGATCAGCAATTGCTTGAAATACATCATATTTCGCTGCTGACGAGGACACTTAGCCTTCGACAACCTTTTTCAGTTTTTCATTTACAATCGCTACCCAACCACCGCTCATTCTATCGCGAATAATAGAGCTCTTCGCATTTGCTTTCGGAAGAATTTCATCAGGATGTTTCCAGCCGCCGTGAAT
This DNA window, taken from Bacillus cereus ATCC 14579, encodes the following:
- the trmB gene encoding tRNA (guanosine(46)-N7)-methyltransferase TrmB; the protein is MRLRHKPYAMDRINEYSHIVIGNPEERAGSWKEVFGNEQPIHIEVGTGRGRFMYDMAKANPHINYIGIEKFTSVVVDALDKLIEEELPNLKLINKDAEDLTVFFAKGEIDRVYLNFSDPWPKKRHTKRRLTYKTFLRNYEEVLVEGGEIHFKTDNQGLFEYSLMSMAEYGMLLTYLSLDLHNSDFEGNIMTEYEEKFSSKGHRIYRVEAKYRTEPMQ
- a CDS encoding YtzH-like family protein; amino-acid sequence: MPINQQHQLEVLKDILVNHQSDCCGTVSECEQLERLIQSLLANDNISSDAKTMLNDVYSYSQSGKSSSNLDNHISNNQEQLTQWIAGMDNFS
- a CDS encoding phosphotransferase family protein — translated: MNMEWLEQLLGKEWSLVPAGGVTGDAYIAQNGQQKLFLKRNTSPFLAVLSAEGIVPKLLWTRRVTNGDVISAQKWLPGQKLEPEDMKLERVAKLLKKIHSSKALVQMIQRLGKQPLHAQELLQQLQLVLRGDIRDDETIQQGLQYLMDSLKAIEYNEFVVCHCDVNHNNWLLSDEDELFLIDWDGAVIADPALDLGMLLYWYIPRQEWSEWLGYYDIEMDESLLRRMRWYVIAQTILSIQWHTTKKQQAEAEYWHQYLQQLLASE
- the thpR gene encoding RNA 2',3'-cyclic phosphodiesterase, giving the protein MELHYFVAITLPNHIKEMLSNYKEDMQEELQFRSWVHKEDYHITLSFLGSATGEQLEGIKNGLKTIAETKELSFTLQGFSTFGREDQPRIFWAKVSENHDLFQLQKQIHAICEENGFSLETRPYHPHITVARKWIGEEKFRLESIKEVPEISFQADTITLYESHVKETPKYKSIAEIKLQK
- the pepV gene encoding dipeptidase PepV — protein: MSAINWTEEVAKRKDDLIRDTQQFLQIKSVWEEESAKEGAPFGEGVEKALSFMLHKGETEGFTSKNLEGYAGHLEMGQGEELVGILCHVDVVPEGDGWTTPAYSADIRDGKIFARGAIDDKGPTMAAYYAMKIVKELGLPLSKRVRMIIGTDEESNWKCVDHYFKNEEMPTIGFAPDADFPIINAEKGISDIQVVQNGSEEKKGTYELVSFDSGRRLNMVPDFAEAVITGEDVNALTVAYEEYLQTAKKIGKSTIEGNTVTLQIEGISAHGSTPEKGENAGLLLANFLTTVSLDGKATAFATFATETFTGDIFGEKATIAYKDEISGPLTVNVGRISYTKENGGNLGLNVRYPVTTNFEETIVKLKEYVGTHGFEVADYSNSRPHHVDKDHVLIRTLQRVYEEQTGEKAELLAIGGGTYARSLKAGVAFGPLFPGKEELAHQKDEYIEIEDLLKATAIYAQAIHELAK
- a CDS encoding DeoR family transcriptional regulator — encoded protein: MKPTTTRMLTRIKSIYMYINENGTVTTKDLVDEFGITPRTIQRDLNVLQFNELVYSPCRGKWTTTGKKVRMTS
- a CDS encoding pseudouridine synthase, producing MRLDKLLANMGYGSRKEVKKLLKDGVVKIDGTPVKDAKVHVNVEEQEVMIHGEVVEYKEFVYLMMHKPQGVISATEDDNHETVIDLLELEDAIFDPFPVGRLDIDTEGFLLITNDGKLSHQLLSPKKHVPKKYYAHVAGVVTEEDVKEFAKGVILDDGYETKPGALTILKSDDISEIELVITEGKFHQVKRMFEAVGKKVVYLKRTEMGPLVLDEELELGQYRELTDEEVEMLKTYQVDTEK
- a CDS encoding putative polysaccharide biosynthesis protein, which translates into the protein MSDSKFLRGTLIVTLGTFLVKFLGMIYVFPFHALVGTEGGTLYTYGYIPYTIFLSIATAGVPLAVSKFVSKYNALGDYKTSRRMFRSGMVMMIVTGVLSFLVLYMTAPLFAEAMLGKQSIHNNVGEVTTIIRLVSFALIVVPAASLIRGYFQGHQSMGPTTVSQIIEQIIRIVFLLAGSFIVIKVLGGTVATAVGVATFAAFVSAVGALGVLIWYWLKRKKYLDQYLIEQTVPESTVSTVQLFKELFAYAIPYVVIGLTIPLYQQIDTLTFNSIMQAIGQGDIAERALGIFTMWTHKLIMIPVSLATAFSLTLVPAITKSFTEKQYRYLKLQITQTFQANMFLTLPAVVGISSLAYPIYTAFYDSDPLGGQVLMWYAPVALLFALFTVTAAILQGINQQKHAIIALIMGVILKFVCNVIFIRYFGTVGAILATAVGFLASVWYTNQQIKKYAHYSFGVVYKRTFQIAVLTLIMVVAVKLSQWILSFMISPDGRIGALITVAICAGIGGLVYGLLAIRTGVLERVFGGEALDKIQRKLGSRFKIKLKSRGA